The following are from one region of the Microbacterium paraoxydans genome:
- the gltB gene encoding glutamate synthase large subunit produces MYNPAFEKDACGLAMVATLRGEAGHDIIALALEALRNLEHRGAIGSDAGTGDGAGILTQMPDAFLRAVTGFELPPVGEYAAGLAFLPRDSSERRQQKAGIEKIARAEGLRVLGWREVPTANENLGKLADEARPAFEQLFVSAGGATLADAPLTGIALDRVAYRLRKRAGHELGAYFVSLSSRTLGYKGMVTTLQLEPFYPDLQDERFASELAVVHSRYSTNTFPSWPLAQPLRMLAHNGEINTVGGNRNWMRARQSQLESELLGDISPLLPICTDGASDSASFDEVLELLTLTGRSLPHAIMMMVPEAYEKQADISPELRAFYEYHSNQMEPWDGPAALIFTDGTLVGATLDRNGLRPGRWTETTDGLVVIGSETGVLHFEPERIKRRGRLQPGKMFLVDTAQRRIVEDEEIKHDLATMHPWQEWLDAGSVRLADLPEREHIVHPPASITRRQRTFGYTEEEVRILLTPMGQTGVEPLGAMGSDTPIAVLSKRPRLLFDYFTQQFAQVTNPPLDSIREEVVTSLKLGLGPEVNLLTWGPEHTRTVSLDFPVIDNDELAKIRHIDKALPGRSSATIRGLYHFDAGPHTLAERLTEMCAEVDQAIEDGAEFIILSDRDSNKDLVPIPSLLMVSAIHHHLIRRENRMKVGLIVEAGDVREVHHVATLIGYGASAINPYLAMETVEHLVRTGYITGISPEKAVKNLIYALGKGVLKIMSKMGISTVSSYAGAQVFEAVGLSQEFIDAYFTRTESKLGGIGIEEIFAENQARHDYAYPEDAAARAHERLWTGGEYQWRRDGSPHLFNPETVFKLQHSTRTRRYDIFREYTKLVDDQAAELKTLRGLFSLRTGTRKPVPLDEVEPVSAIVKRFSTGAMSYGSISKEAHETLAIAMNRIGGKSNTGEGGEDPDRLVDPERRSAIKQVASGRFGVTSLYLTEADDIQIKLAQGAKPGEGGQLPPTKVYPWVARTRHATAGVGLISPPPHHDIYSIEDLKQLIFDLKRANPEARIHTKLVSQSGIGAVSAGVAKALSDVILVSGHDGGTGASPLNSLKHAGTPWELGLAETQQTLMLNGMRDRVVVQVDGQLKTGRDVIIGALLGAEEFGFATAPLVVSGCIMMRVCHLDTCPVGVATQNPVLRDRFTGKPEFVVNFMEFIAEEVRELLAELGYRSIDEIVGRTELLETNAAIAHWKAEGLDLSPVLEGPAFPAGEPRRSGRAQDHELDKHFDVQLIDIAKAALLNGEPVMAELPIANTERAVGTMLGHQVTSRHGATGLPKETIDVTLTGTAGQSLGAFLPPGIILRLEGDANDYVGKGLSGGDITIRPPRGSAIAPHENVIAGNVIGYGATSGTMFVSGVVGERFLVRNSGATAVVEGVGDHALEYMTGGLAVILGSTGRNFGAGMSGGVAYVHALDTGKVNAQSLGSGELRLEPLDRADLEVLRGLLVEHVERTASPRAAALLEDFDASAAEFVKVLPRDFAAVRSMREEALAEGIDPDGDIVWNRILEVTGG; encoded by the coding sequence ATGTACAACCCGGCGTTCGAGAAGGACGCCTGCGGCCTGGCCATGGTCGCAACGCTGCGCGGCGAAGCCGGGCACGACATCATCGCGCTGGCCCTCGAGGCCCTGCGCAACCTGGAGCACCGCGGGGCCATCGGGTCCGACGCGGGCACCGGGGACGGAGCCGGCATCCTCACCCAGATGCCGGACGCCTTCCTCCGCGCGGTCACCGGCTTCGAACTGCCGCCCGTGGGGGAGTACGCGGCCGGGCTGGCCTTCCTGCCTCGCGATTCGAGCGAGCGCCGCCAGCAGAAGGCCGGGATCGAGAAGATCGCCCGCGCGGAGGGGCTCCGCGTCCTCGGCTGGCGCGAGGTCCCCACAGCCAACGAGAACCTCGGCAAGCTCGCCGACGAGGCCCGTCCCGCCTTCGAGCAGCTCTTCGTGAGCGCAGGCGGCGCCACCCTCGCCGATGCGCCGCTGACCGGCATCGCGCTCGACCGCGTCGCCTACCGTCTGCGCAAGCGCGCGGGCCACGAGCTCGGCGCCTACTTCGTCTCCCTGTCCAGCCGCACGCTCGGCTACAAGGGCATGGTCACCACGCTCCAGCTCGAGCCGTTCTACCCGGATCTGCAGGACGAGCGCTTCGCCTCCGAGCTCGCCGTCGTGCATTCGCGGTACTCGACGAACACGTTCCCGTCGTGGCCGCTCGCGCAGCCGCTGCGGATGCTGGCCCACAACGGCGAGATCAACACCGTCGGCGGCAACCGTAACTGGATGCGCGCCCGCCAGTCGCAGCTCGAGTCCGAGCTCCTCGGCGACATCTCGCCCCTGCTGCCCATCTGCACGGACGGCGCCAGCGACTCCGCCTCATTCGACGAGGTGCTGGAGCTGCTCACCCTCACCGGCCGCAGCCTGCCGCACGCGATCATGATGATGGTGCCGGAGGCGTACGAGAAGCAGGCCGACATCTCGCCGGAGCTGCGCGCGTTCTACGAGTACCACTCCAACCAGATGGAGCCGTGGGACGGCCCGGCCGCCCTCATCTTCACCGACGGCACGCTCGTCGGTGCGACCCTGGACCGCAACGGCCTGCGCCCCGGACGCTGGACGGAGACCACCGACGGGCTCGTCGTCATCGGCTCCGAGACCGGTGTCCTGCACTTCGAGCCGGAGCGCATCAAGCGCCGCGGCCGGCTGCAGCCCGGCAAGATGTTCCTCGTCGACACGGCTCAGCGCCGGATCGTCGAGGATGAGGAGATCAAGCACGATCTCGCGACGATGCACCCGTGGCAGGAGTGGCTCGACGCCGGTTCCGTCCGCCTGGCCGACCTCCCCGAGCGGGAGCACATCGTGCACCCGCCGGCCTCCATCACCCGGCGACAGCGCACCTTCGGCTACACCGAGGAGGAGGTCCGCATCCTCCTCACCCCGATGGGCCAGACGGGCGTGGAGCCTCTGGGCGCCATGGGATCGGACACCCCGATCGCCGTGCTCAGCAAGCGCCCGCGGCTGCTCTTCGACTACTTCACGCAGCAGTTCGCGCAGGTGACCAACCCGCCGCTCGACTCGATCCGCGAAGAGGTCGTCACGAGCCTCAAGCTCGGTCTGGGCCCTGAGGTCAACCTCCTCACCTGGGGTCCGGAGCACACGCGCACGGTGTCGCTCGACTTCCCGGTCATCGACAACGACGAGCTGGCGAAGATCCGGCACATCGACAAGGCCCTGCCCGGGCGTTCGAGCGCCACGATCCGCGGCCTCTACCACTTCGACGCAGGACCCCACACCCTCGCCGAGCGCCTCACCGAGATGTGCGCCGAGGTCGATCAGGCCATCGAGGACGGTGCGGAGTTCATCATCCTGTCCGACCGCGACTCGAACAAGGACCTCGTCCCGATCCCGTCGCTGCTCATGGTGTCTGCCATCCACCACCACCTCATCCGGCGCGAGAACCGGATGAAGGTCGGTCTGATCGTCGAGGCCGGCGACGTGCGCGAGGTGCACCATGTCGCGACGCTCATCGGCTACGGTGCCTCCGCGATCAACCCCTACCTGGCCATGGAGACGGTCGAGCACCTCGTGCGCACCGGCTACATCACGGGCATCTCCCCGGAGAAGGCCGTGAAGAACCTCATCTACGCGCTCGGCAAGGGCGTGCTGAAGATCATGTCGAAGATGGGCATCTCCACGGTGTCGTCCTATGCGGGCGCGCAGGTGTTCGAGGCGGTCGGCCTGAGCCAGGAGTTCATCGACGCCTATTTCACGCGTACCGAGTCGAAGCTGGGCGGCATCGGGATCGAGGAGATCTTCGCCGAGAACCAGGCCCGCCACGACTACGCGTACCCGGAGGACGCCGCAGCCCGTGCTCATGAGCGCCTGTGGACCGGAGGCGAGTACCAGTGGCGTCGCGACGGCTCTCCGCACCTCTTCAACCCGGAGACGGTGTTCAAGCTCCAGCACTCCACGCGGACCCGCCGCTACGACATCTTCCGCGAGTACACGAAGCTCGTCGACGACCAGGCGGCGGAGCTGAAGACGCTGCGCGGCCTGTTCTCGCTGCGGACCGGCACGCGCAAGCCCGTGCCGCTGGACGAGGTCGAGCCCGTCTCGGCGATCGTCAAGCGCTTCTCCACGGGGGCGATGAGCTACGGCTCCATCTCCAAGGAGGCGCACGAGACGCTCGCGATCGCGATGAACCGGATCGGCGGCAAGTCGAACACGGGGGAGGGCGGGGAAGACCCCGACCGTCTCGTCGACCCCGAGCGGCGCAGCGCGATCAAGCAGGTCGCCTCCGGCCGGTTCGGCGTCACGAGCCTCTACCTCACCGAGGCCGACGACATCCAGATCAAGCTCGCCCAGGGCGCCAAGCCCGGTGAGGGCGGCCAGCTCCCGCCGACCAAGGTGTACCCGTGGGTCGCGCGCACCCGCCACGCCACCGCGGGGGTCGGCCTCATCTCGCCGCCGCCGCATCACGACATCTACTCGATCGAAGACCTCAAGCAGCTCATTTTCGACCTGAAGCGGGCCAACCCCGAGGCCCGTATCCACACGAAGCTCGTCAGCCAGTCCGGCATCGGCGCGGTCTCGGCCGGTGTCGCCAAGGCGCTCAGCGACGTCATCCTCGTGTCCGGTCACGACGGCGGTACGGGCGCGAGCCCGCTGAACTCGCTGAAGCACGCGGGAACGCCGTGGGAGCTCGGGCTCGCCGAGACGCAGCAGACGCTCATGCTCAACGGCATGCGCGACCGCGTCGTCGTGCAGGTCGATGGTCAGCTCAAGACCGGGCGCGACGTCATCATCGGCGCCCTGCTCGGTGCCGAGGAGTTCGGCTTCGCCACCGCACCCCTCGTGGTCAGCGGCTGCATCATGATGCGCGTCTGCCACCTCGACACCTGCCCGGTGGGCGTCGCCACCCAGAACCCCGTCCTTCGCGACCGCTTCACCGGCAAGCCCGAGTTCGTGGTGAACTTCATGGAGTTCATCGCGGAGGAGGTGCGCGAGCTGCTCGCCGAGCTCGGTTACCGCTCGATCGACGAGATCGTCGGCCGCACCGAGCTGCTGGAGACCAACGCGGCGATCGCGCACTGGAAGGCCGAGGGGCTCGACCTCAGCCCGGTGCTGGAGGGACCGGCGTTCCCGGCTGGCGAGCCGCGTCGCAGCGGCCGCGCCCAGGACCACGAGCTCGACAAGCACTTCGACGTGCAGCTCATCGACATCGCGAAGGCGGCGCTGCTGAACGGAGAGCCCGTCATGGCGGAGCTCCCGATCGCCAACACCGAGCGCGCGGTCGGTACGATGCTCGGCCATCAGGTGACCTCGCGCCACGGCGCCACCGGACTGCCGAAGGAGACGATCGACGTCACCCTCACCGGCACAGCGGGCCAATCGCTCGGCGCGTTCCTGCCGCCGGGCATCATCCTCCGGCTGGAGGGCGACGCGAACGACTACGTCGGCAAGGGCCTCTCCGGCGGCGACATCACGATCCGGCCGCCGCGCGGCTCCGCGATCGCTCCGCACGAGAACGTCATCGCGGGCAACGTGATCGGATACGGCGCCACATCCGGCACCATGTTCGTCTCCGGCGTGGTGGGCGAGCGCTTCCTCGTCCGCAACTCCGGTGCGACCGCGGTGGTCGAGGGCGTGGGCGACCACGCGCTCGAGTACATGACCGGCGGCCTCGCGGTGATCCTGGGTTCGACCGGGCGCAACTTCGGTGCCGGAATGTCCGGGGGAGTGGCGTACGTGCACGCCCTGGACACCGGCAAGGTGAACGCGCAGTCGCTCGGCAGCGGCGAGCTCCGGCTGGAGCCGCTGGACCGCGCCGATCTCGAAGTGCTGCGCGGGCTGCTCGTGGAGCACGTGGAGCGCACGGCATCGCCGCGCGCCGCCGCCCTGCTGGAGGACTTCGACGCCAGCGCGGCGGAGTTCGTGAAGGTGCTCCCGCGTGACTTCGCCGCCGTGCGCAGCATGCGCGAGGAGGCACTGGCCGAGGGGATCGACCCCGACGGCGACATCGTCTGGAACCGCATCCTGGAGGTGACCGGTGGCTGA
- the lgt gene encoding prolipoprotein diacylglyceryl transferase — MSSALHSTAAGVLASIPSPSVSYIDLGPLRIHFYALCIIAGIIVAVLMTNHRLTKRGAEPWVVIDISILAVPLAIIGARIFHVLTHPNFYFGEGKNTWNPFEPGSVWAIWEGGIAIFGALIGGAVGAYLGCRWTGIRFWTFADALAPGLLLAQAMGRFGNWFNKELYGLPTDLPWGLEIPSDNSAFPPGLPEGTLFHPTFLYEVIWNGLGVLVLLWLGRKLFFQWGRLFAIYLIWYSAGRILWESIRIDPSEIILGLRSNVWAAIIGVVVGLVILVVQTRRHPGLEPSPYRPGRGRKDLDADVQSQDNPSDFVDVSEPPAEEVAAGATATSAAPSSGDGSR, encoded by the coding sequence ATGTCCTCCGCGCTCCACAGCACCGCCGCCGGCGTGCTCGCCAGCATCCCGAGTCCGTCCGTGTCGTACATCGATCTCGGCCCGCTCCGGATCCACTTCTACGCGTTGTGCATCATCGCCGGCATCATCGTCGCCGTGCTGATGACGAACCACCGTCTCACCAAGCGCGGCGCAGAGCCGTGGGTGGTCATCGACATCTCCATCCTCGCGGTGCCGCTCGCGATCATCGGCGCGCGTATCTTCCACGTGCTCACCCACCCGAACTTCTACTTCGGCGAGGGCAAGAACACCTGGAACCCCTTCGAGCCCGGCTCCGTCTGGGCGATCTGGGAGGGTGGCATCGCCATCTTCGGGGCGCTCATCGGCGGTGCCGTCGGCGCCTACCTGGGCTGCCGGTGGACGGGTATCCGCTTCTGGACGTTCGCGGACGCGCTGGCTCCCGGCCTGCTCCTCGCGCAGGCGATGGGCCGGTTCGGCAACTGGTTCAACAAGGAGCTCTACGGCCTGCCGACCGACCTGCCGTGGGGACTGGAGATCCCGTCCGACAACTCGGCCTTCCCTCCCGGTCTCCCCGAGGGCACCCTGTTCCACCCCACCTTCCTGTATGAGGTCATCTGGAACGGCCTCGGCGTCCTCGTGCTGCTGTGGCTCGGACGCAAGCTGTTCTTCCAGTGGGGTCGCCTCTTCGCGATCTACCTCATCTGGTACAGCGCCGGACGCATCCTGTGGGAGTCGATCCGCATCGACCCGAGCGAGATCATCCTCGGTCTGCGCAGCAACGTCTGGGCCGCGATCATCGGCGTGGTGGTGGGACTGGTCATCCTCGTGGTGCAGACCCGTCGTCACCCCGGCCTCGAGCCGTCGCCGTACCGGCCGGGCCGCGGACGGAAGGACCTGGACGCTGATGTACAATCGCAGGACAATCCCTCTGATTTCGTGGACGTGAGCGAGCCTCCGGCCGAAGAAGTCGCCGCCGGAGCCACTGCCACAAGCGCTGCTCCCTCGAGCGGGGACGGCTCCCGATAA
- the trpA gene encoding tryptophan synthase subunit alpha, translating into MSRVEQAIQRAHDAGRSAFVGYLPVGFPDLETSIQAAIALAENGVDIIELGPPYSDPVMDGAIIQEATTKALAAGFRMKDLFTAIRAITAATDVPVLVMTYWNPVLQYGVDRYAEDLLAAGGAGLITPDITPEAAGEWIAASERLGLDRVFLAAPTSSDERLDLVVRSSTGFVYTVSTMGITGERAELDRAARTLVSRLRDHGARRACVGIGISTPEQIAGVSEYADGAIVGTALVRALRDGGVPALAEVTRTLAAGTASARFVSEK; encoded by the coding sequence GTGAGCCGCGTCGAACAGGCCATCCAGCGCGCACACGACGCCGGCCGCAGCGCCTTCGTCGGCTACCTGCCCGTCGGCTTCCCCGACCTGGAGACCAGCATCCAGGCGGCGATCGCCCTCGCCGAGAACGGCGTGGACATCATCGAGCTCGGCCCGCCCTACAGCGATCCCGTCATGGACGGCGCCATCATCCAGGAGGCGACGACCAAGGCCCTCGCTGCAGGCTTCCGGATGAAGGACCTCTTCACGGCGATCCGTGCGATCACCGCTGCCACCGACGTCCCCGTCCTCGTGATGACCTACTGGAACCCGGTGCTGCAGTACGGGGTGGACCGCTATGCCGAGGACCTGCTCGCCGCGGGCGGCGCGGGTCTGATCACCCCGGACATCACGCCGGAGGCCGCCGGCGAGTGGATCGCGGCCAGCGAGCGGCTCGGTCTCGATCGGGTCTTCCTCGCGGCTCCGACCTCGTCCGACGAGCGCCTCGACCTCGTCGTGCGGTCCTCGACGGGCTTCGTCTACACCGTCTCGACCATGGGGATCACGGGGGAGCGGGCCGAGCTCGACCGCGCGGCGCGCACCCTCGTGTCGCGGCTCCGCGACCACGGCGCCCGCCGCGCCTGCGTGGGCATCGGCATCTCGACGCCGGAGCAGATCGCGGGCGTGTCCGAGTACGCCGACGGCGCCATCGTGGGCACCGCTCTCGTCCGCGCCCTCCGCGACGGCGGCGTGCCGGCCCTCGCCGAAGTCACCCGAACCCTGGCCGCCGGCACCGCGTCGGCGCGCTTCGTCTCAGAGAAGTAG
- the trpB gene encoding tryptophan synthase subunit beta: protein MSLRDQHGPFFGDFGGRYMPESLVAAIDELTVAYEEAIADPEFRAELAHLLSSYAGRPSALTEVPRFAEHAGGARVFLKREDLNHTGSHKINNVLGQALLTKRLGKTRVIAETGAGQHGVATATAAALFGLDCTIYMGEVDTERQALNVARMRLLGAEVVAVTSGSRTLKDAINDAYRDWVASVETTNYIFGTAAGPHPFPAMVRDFQKIIGEEARAQILDEVGRLPDAVVACVGGGSNAIGMFDAFLDDEGVRLYGVEAAGDGVDTDKHAASIERGRPGVLHGAKTYVLQDEDGQTVESHSISAGLDYPGVGPEHSWLADIGRAEYIPATDDEAMQALRLLSRTEGIIPAIESAHALAGALRIGRELGPDGLIAICLSGRGDKDMDTAARYFELYDEDALAHDVSDESAAEDAASKGEPQL from the coding sequence GTGAGTCTGCGCGACCAGCACGGTCCGTTCTTCGGCGACTTCGGCGGACGGTACATGCCGGAGTCTCTCGTGGCCGCGATCGACGAGCTGACGGTCGCCTACGAGGAGGCCATCGCCGACCCGGAGTTCCGAGCCGAGCTGGCCCATCTGCTGTCCTCCTACGCCGGGCGCCCCTCCGCGCTCACCGAGGTGCCCCGGTTCGCCGAGCACGCAGGGGGCGCGCGGGTCTTCCTCAAGCGCGAGGACCTCAACCACACTGGTTCGCACAAGATCAACAACGTGCTGGGCCAGGCGCTGCTCACCAAGCGCCTCGGCAAGACCCGGGTCATCGCCGAGACCGGAGCGGGTCAGCACGGCGTCGCCACGGCGACCGCCGCCGCGCTGTTCGGCCTGGACTGCACCATCTACATGGGCGAGGTCGACACCGAGCGGCAGGCGCTGAACGTCGCCCGCATGCGTCTGCTGGGCGCCGAGGTCGTCGCGGTCACCTCGGGCTCGCGCACGTTGAAGGACGCGATCAACGACGCCTACCGCGACTGGGTGGCCTCGGTCGAGACCACCAACTACATCTTCGGCACCGCCGCGGGCCCGCACCCGTTCCCGGCGATGGTCCGCGACTTCCAGAAGATCATCGGGGAGGAGGCGCGCGCCCAGATCCTGGACGAGGTCGGCCGGCTCCCGGACGCGGTCGTCGCCTGTGTCGGCGGCGGGTCCAACGCGATCGGCATGTTCGACGCGTTCCTGGACGACGAGGGCGTGCGTCTGTACGGCGTGGAGGCGGCGGGCGACGGCGTCGACACCGACAAGCACGCTGCGTCCATCGAACGCGGCCGCCCCGGCGTGCTGCACGGCGCGAAGACGTACGTGCTGCAGGACGAAGACGGCCAGACCGTCGAATCGCACTCGATCTCCGCGGGTCTCGACTACCCGGGCGTGGGCCCCGAGCACTCCTGGCTGGCCGACATCGGTCGCGCCGAGTACATCCCGGCCACCGACGACGAGGCGATGCAGGCCCTGCGGCTGCTCAGCCGGACCGAGGGGATCATCCCCGCCATCGAGTCTGCCCATGCCCTCGCCGGCGCGCTGCGGATCGGCCGCGAGCTCGGCCCGGACGGCCTGATCGCCATCTGCCTCTCCGGCCGCGGGGACAAGGACATGGACACTGCCGCGCGGTACTTCGAGCTCTACGACGAGGACGCCCTCGCGCACGATGTGTCCGACGAGAGCGCCGCCGAGGACGCGGCCTCGAAGGGAGAGCCGCAGCTGTGA
- the trpC gene encoding indole-3-glycerol phosphate synthase TrpC → MVLADLTAGAVADAERRSQSRPLVVVERDALARPAAKDALSFLAPADRVKIIAEVKRASPSRGALAEIPDPAHQAALYETGGASAISVLTEERRFGGSLADLEAVTARVSLPVLRKDFIATRYQVLEARAAGADLVLLIVAGLEPDVLRDLYGFILELGMTPLVETHSAEELEAAIDLGAALIGVNARNLKTLELDRDLFGRLVDRIPDSAIKIAESAVLTPADVAHYRSAGADVVLIGEALVTGDPVATLESFLEAK, encoded by the coding sequence GTGGTCCTCGCCGACCTGACGGCCGGCGCTGTCGCAGACGCCGAGCGTCGCTCCCAGTCCCGTCCGCTCGTGGTCGTCGAGCGTGACGCCCTCGCGCGCCCCGCGGCGAAGGACGCGCTGTCCTTTCTCGCTCCCGCCGACCGGGTGAAGATCATCGCCGAGGTGAAGCGGGCGAGTCCGTCCCGCGGTGCCCTCGCGGAGATCCCGGATCCCGCGCACCAGGCCGCGCTCTACGAGACCGGCGGCGCCTCCGCGATCAGCGTCCTCACCGAGGAGCGCCGCTTCGGCGGCAGTCTCGCCGATCTGGAGGCGGTCACCGCCCGGGTCTCGCTGCCCGTGCTGCGCAAGGACTTCATCGCCACCCGGTACCAGGTGCTGGAGGCGCGTGCCGCCGGTGCCGATCTCGTCCTCCTGATCGTGGCGGGCCTGGAGCCGGACGTCCTGCGTGACCTCTACGGGTTCATCCTCGAGCTCGGCATGACGCCGCTCGTGGAGACCCACTCGGCGGAGGAGCTGGAGGCCGCGATCGACCTCGGCGCCGCCCTGATCGGCGTGAACGCCCGCAACCTCAAGACCCTCGAGCTCGACCGCGATCTGTTCGGCCGGCTCGTGGACCGCATCCCCGACTCGGCGATCAAGATCGCGGAGTCCGCGGTGCTCACCCCCGCCGATGTCGCGCACTACCGTTCGGCCGGTGCCGACGTCGTGCTGATCGGCGAGGCCCTGGTGACCGGAGACCCGGTCGCCACTCTCGAGAGCTTCCTGGAGGCGAAGTGA